The following DNA comes from Longimicrobium sp..
ATGATCCGCGTGTTCGTCATCTGCGAGAGCGCGGTGGCGGCGTGCCCCGCCCCCATGTTCGACACCTCGCGGAGGGCGTCAAGCTGAATGGCCTGCAGATCGCGCAGATCGAGCATCGTCGGATCGGGTTCGGGCGAAGGTGTGTCGGTTCTCTCAGGACGCCGCGCCGAGGAGGCTTCCGGCATCGAGGATCAGCGCGGGACGCCCGTCGGAGAGGATGGTGGCCCCCGAGAAGAGGCGCAACGTGTCGGCCGTGGCGTCGAACGACTTGACCACGATTTCCTGCTGCCCCACCAGGGCGTCGACTTCCAGCCCCACCCGCTGCTCCCCCACTTCCAGCAGGACGGCCGGCCGCTTGCCGCCCTCCGGCGCCGCGCCGTTGGTGTTCAGCAGGGAGCGCAGCGTCACCAGCGGGATCACCTCGTCGCGCAGGAACGCGACGGGGCGCCCCTTCACGCTCCCCACCTCGTGCTCCAGCAGGTGCACCGTCTCGCCCACGTGGGTGAGGGGGAGGGCGTAGGTCTCGCCGCTCTGCCTCACCAGCAGCGCGCGCACGATGGCGAGCGTCTGCGGAAGCTGCAGGGTGAAGACGGTGCCGCGCCCCGGCTCGCTGTCGATCTCCAGCATCCCGCCCAGCGCGCGTACCCGCGTGGCGACCACGTCCAGCCCCACGCCGCGGCCCGAAACGTCGGTCACCCGCTCCGCGGTGGAGAAGCCGGGCCTCATCACCAGCCTCCGCACCTCGTCGTCGCCCATGGCGGCGGCGTCCGCCTCGGCCACCAGCCCCAGCGCCACCGCCTTGCGCAGCACGCGTTCGCGCTGGATGCCGCGCCCGTCCTCTTCCACGCGGATGACGATGCGCGACCTTTCGCGGGCGGCGGAGAGGAGGAGCGTCCCCTTCTCCGGCTTTCCCGCCGCGTGCCGCTCCTCGGGCGATTCGATGCCGTGGTCGAGCGCGTTGCGCAGGAGGTGCACCAGGGGGTCGCCGATCTCGTCGAGCATGGAGCGGTCGAGCTCGATCCCCTCCCCCTCCATCACGAACTCCACCTTTTTCCCCAGCGACCTCGCCGCGTCGCGCACCAGGCGCGGGAAGCGGTCGAACACCTGGCCCACGGGAGCGAGGCGGGCGCGCATGATCTCGCCCTGCAGCTCCCCCACCAGGCGCGACGCCTGGTCCACCGCCTCCAGGAGCTCCGGATCGGCGTCGCGAGCCAGGGTGCGCAGCCGGTCGCGCACGATCACCAGCTCGCCGACG
Coding sequences within:
- a CDS encoding chemotaxis protein CheA, which gives rise to MELSQYGELFLSESREHISAINHLLLALEQNPEGGEPVEGMFRAVHTIKGMSATMGYRAVADLAHEMENLMDSVRQGRVSPGPEMVDLLFAAADALERAVELAVEEGDGEQPEMATLLARLRAAAGDDRRAPVEGPAPEGGPPEHVEGALVVRLRVAPDSMLPGVRAFLALRRARELGETFALHPPEAALMEEGFDGALFFLLRTELSPDEVRAAVLAVGEIADAQVHEDRRGTAAPSLPEAESAAGAAAKVRNIRVDLRRLDALMNGVGELVIVRDRLRTLARDADPELLEAVDQASRLVGELQGEIMRARLAPVGQVFDRFPRLVRDAARSLGKKVEFVMEGEGIELDRSMLDEIGDPLVHLLRNALDHGIESPEERHAAGKPEKGTLLLSAARERSRIVIRVEEDGRGIQRERVLRKAVALGLVAEADAAAMGDDEVRRLVMRPGFSTAERVTDVSGRGVGLDVVATRVRALGGMLEIDSEPGRGTVFTLQLPQTLAIVRALLVRQSGETYALPLTHVGETVHLLEHEVGSVKGRPVAFLRDEVIPLVTLRSLLNTNGAAPEGGKRPAVLLEVGEQRVGLEVDALVGQQEIVVKSFDATADTLRLFSGATILSDGRPALILDAGSLLGAAS